In the genome of Ictalurus furcatus strain D&B chromosome 13, Billie_1.0, whole genome shotgun sequence, one region contains:
- the gngt2b gene encoding guanine nucleotide-binding protein G(I)/G(S)/G(O) subunit gamma-T2b, with protein sequence MARDMSDKEILKMELEQLQKEVNTPRIAMSKTAPELITFIESQSAEDPLIKGVPEDKNPFKEKGGCVIT encoded by the exons ATGGCACGGGACATGTCCGATAAGGAGATCCTGAAAATGGAGCTGGAGCAGCTGCAGAAAGAAGTTAACACCCCCCGGATTGCA ATGTCTAAAACTGCCCCTGAGCTTATCACCTTTATCGAGTCCCAGTCTGCAGAGGACCCCCTAATCAAGGGAGTTCCTGAAGACAAGAACCCCTTTAAGGAGAAAGGAGGTTGTGTTATTACATAG